The genomic stretch AATAGGTAGAATAGTTACATAAAAGCTATAATTTTTATAAGGAAAGTTTGTTCGAAAAAATTTGTTGCACTCAGTTTTTATAGGAATAATTTGTTAcacttttaaaaattattttattatttagtgtTTTAGTAACGCTCCATATTAAAATTGTTATTgaatttctaatatttaatctaGATTGAATAGATAGATGAAGGTGGCTACTACTTTATAGGAGTAGTTTGTTACACTTTGAAAATTaagattataataatttttttttaattaaaatacatgagtTAATATTAATAGCTCTagtttgtttcattttttttttaaataagtatatagaatttgtttgtttcaaatttttataaataatttgtatggtgttgtatatttttatttttaaaacgtttataaataattattaaatataaatttaaattattattttaaatttttcaatattttctataattttttttggagaattacaattttataaaattaattaaatttgtaaaatttttaaaataggttttcataaaaaattaatattcagTTACATTATTTATAAGCCAAGTAAGATTTTGAACATGTTTTAATTGTCAAAATTAAtcttttcatttataaaaaataaattttaattttttttaatattttataaaatgctttcataaaataattttagaatAAAAAAGTTAGTTATTTTAAAGTTAAAAGTAACCGATatatacttttattattattttaatgatttttaaagATAATATTCTTTTAAAGATAATGTTAATCATATcaaattttatgaattttattttaatatataaaaaaggaATGATTTATATAAAGGGTAAATTTTATTTTGGAAGGTAAAATGAATTGTATCTATCATTAATTAATAAATGAATGGTTCACTTTCAATAGCTTTCTTCCTTTTGTGGAGAAAGAGTGCATAATTTAAAAGTAAACGGAAGAGGTGATTTTGTGCTAAAAGAAAATTTTAGGCTTTTAAAGGACAAGCTTAGGTCGTGGAATAAGGAAGTTTTTAGGTTGTTTGACTTGGAGGTGAAAGAGGGAATTTTGGATATAAATTTGGCCGATGAGAGATTGGAGGTGGATTCCGATATTTGCTAATTGGGAATCTTGAAAAGAGGAAGGAAGCGTCTGGTCGTATTTGGAGGAATTTGAGAATTAAAGAAAACATGATCTTACAAAAATCGAGATTGAGATGGATTAAAGAAGGAGATGCTAATACCAGTTTCTTCCATAAGGTGATGAATGATAAAAGAAGAATTAATCACATAGGTCCCATTCTTTAGGCAGGACGTTTGCTTGACTCGGTGGAGGAGGTGAGAGACGCGGTTTACAATCATTTTGGGAGTAAATTTGTAGAAGTGGATGCAGAGAGGCCTTTTTTGGAAGGTATTGTAGAAGTGGATGCAAAGAGGCGGTGTGGGGGAGACAAGAGTCTGTGTCCGGATGGTTacacttttctttttattaagaattgttgGTCGTTCCTTAAAGAGGATTTTGTTAATTTTCTAAATCACGTTTATTATGGAAAAGTAATATCAAAGGCTATTACCTCTTGTTTCTTAACTTTGATTCTGAAGACCAATAATCCGGTTAgtttggatgattatagaccTATTTTCTTGGTGAGTTGCATGTATAAAATGGTGGCTACAATTTTTGCGGGGAGATTAAAAAGCGTTCTTGATTTGATTATTTCACCTTGTCAAAATGCTTTTGTGCCCAAAAGGCAATCGTTGGATGGTGTGTTAGTGGCGAATGAAGTGGTGGACTATGATAGAAAAGAAGGAAGAAATTGTTTGCTTTTTAAAGTGGATTTCGAGAAGGCTTGTGATAAAGTTAGTTGGAGGTATTCGCGGTATATGATGAAAAGGATGGGTTTTGGGGGATGGTGGATGGGATGGATTAAGTCATTGGTTTTTAATAGTAAGATGTCGGATCTTGTTAATGGTAGTCCTACCAAAGAATTCAAAGTGTTCTGAGGGTTTAGACAAGGTGACCCCTCTCAccttttctttatgttttagAGGCGGAAGGTCTTTCGGGGTTAGTGAGGAAATCCATTAAAGTTGGGGAGTTTGGGAAATTATCCATAAAAGGTTCTTGTTGGGTGGAAAATCTTCAATTTGCAGATGATACTTTACATGTGGGAGAAGGGACGTGGAAGCATGTTTGGGCGATTAAGGCGGTGTTTCGGGAATTTGAAATTGTGTCGGGCCTTGGAATTAATTGTCATAAAAGTAAATTCATAGGTATTAATTCAAGTGGTCCGTTTTTATAAGCCGCATCGGTTTTCCTCTATTGTAAAGTGGAAGAGAGAAACTTTTATTTCCTTGGTATTCCCATTGGTTTTGATCGTAGGAAGGATACGACTTGGAATCCTCTAT from Vicia villosa cultivar HV-30 ecotype Madison, WI unplaced genomic scaffold, Vvil1.0 ctg.000655F_1_1, whole genome shotgun sequence encodes the following:
- the LOC131630178 gene encoding uncharacterized protein LOC131630178, producing MVATIFAGRLKSVLDLIISPCQNAFVPKRQSLDGVLVANEVVDYDRKEGRNCLLFKVDFEKACDKVSWRYSRYMMKRMGFGGWWMGWIKSLVFNSKMSDLVNEAEGLSGLVRKSIKVGEFGKLSIKGSCWVENLQFADDTLHVGEGTWKHQNGLRELIILKDAYPDLYKASSLKGVSVAAMGGWREESWRRNDFGITDIILGEFGLLEGYARFQESLDCFWGTKDGKDLVSWSYNSFLDFSVASCYEFYG